The genomic window CTTCAGCCTATGTTGAATCACCATCGCTAGATCCTCATCGTTGTTGCTAATTCTTCCACACCACTAGCACCACGCCTCCAAAAATCAGCACTAGCCCAATGATGCGTGTCAACGGCACCGTTTCTTGAAACACAAAGTAGCCCAACAGCACTGAAAAGACGTAGCTGAGCGCTACCGATGGCCCCACAATGCTTAACTTCACGCGGGTTAATAGCAAAATGTAGGCTACTGCTCCCAGGCCGTAGCACGTTAGTCCGATTAATAATTCTGGAGTAGTGGTAATGCTAATCACTTTTGCGATGATGTTACCCGTGCCTACTCGACCTAGGCGCAGTGCCCCCGTCTTGAGGAAAAATTGCCCGCCTACACCAGCTAAGACGGACATCAATAGCAACGCAAGTTCTTGCAAGCTCACAATTTATTCCTCTCATGACATAACAGGGTTACATAGTCTGGGGACAGATTGCGACAGGTTCAGTTGCCTGTACCACCACTAATACCTTTGCCTTTTCTAATCATCGGTAATAGTATTGACAATGCCCAACCAACTACTATACACGCTTGGCCCAAATAAATAGTTTATTAGGTTTTGACGGATCTCTTGGGTGAGGGGATGTAAGATTGGGGTGACCAGAACGCTAACTGTGATCATGACCAGTAACCAGCAACCATCCTTGAACGATGAGCAGATTTCTGCATGGCTACGCGGGCTAATGACGATTGCTTGGGCAGATGGAGATTTTGACGACAGTGAACGATCGCTAATCGCTGACCTGACTCATGATCAGTCGGTGATGAATGCTACCCAAAGTGCCCTCGACCCGATTACACCCCAAGAGCTGGATCAAATTTTAGGCCATGACCCCAACTTAGCAGAGAACTTCCTGCGCACAGCCGTCATGGTCGCGATCGCCGATGGCGTTTATTCTCCCCCTGAGGATGCTGTGCTCACAGAGTTTTGTCAAACCTTAGGACTCAAAGTAGAAATTCTAGCTGCACTGCGGTCTACCCTAGAGCCACTAACTACCGAATCTCCAGCCAGCTCAACCACACAAGTTGCTGCTGATGAGGATTCCCACAGCTTTGACTTGCTGAATCCCTTACGAGACTGGTTAGATCGCATGGAAATTCACGATCCACGGGTTGCCAGATTTCTCTGCAAGATGATTCCTCCCCAATGCCCCTTTGAGCGTGACATCACTCTCTTTGGGCAGAAGGTGGTTCACATTCCCCCCCTTTGCAAGCTTAATCCTTTGTATAAACAACTGGTGGAGCTACGGTTCCGCGCTTTGTCCTACCTAGCAGACGACTGACAAGAAGACGTAACCCCCTACTGTTAGGGTACGCTGAGGCCAACACAGACAGACACTGTTGGAACAATTGCGAGAAAATTATACACTGACTAGACATTAGTTCACAAATACTATATTCTGTAGAAGTGAGTTGTCAAACTCCATCCCGAAAATGGCCCTGCTCTGGATCCCTCTTCAGGGTAGGGTTTTATTTGTACTCTAGTGATGTAGCAATATTAACTATCGTAGAGATTCCTGTATAACCGCCACTAGCAATACACACATCACCAATACAGCCATGCGCCCAATCCACACCCACACATTACCCATTAGTAGCGCTACGATGTGTAACCCACCATAGGCGATCGCAACTAAGCAGGCGATCGCTAACCCAAACAACACCAGCAAAAATAAAGTCAGCAACTTGATTGCAAATCGAAACAGACCACCATGCTTATGATTCATTAGCTTGCACCTTAGTCTAACTTGCTAACCATTGCCACCAACCATTCCTAGTGGGTCGGTGATTGTCTTGGGTGTGATCGTTGTCTGATGCTTGTACGCTAATGTCGATCGGCATCACAATCAGCGTAGTGCTGCCCTCGCGTCCTAGCACGAGCACCACTTCACCTGCTCGTATCACGTCGTAGTAGCTAGGATCGTTTAGGCGAGCAAACCAAGATGTACCTTGAAATTGCACCCGTCCTAGTTGATATGGTGTAACCTCCATCTCTACCCGACCTGTGAGCCGTTGCGCAAACCATTCAATTTCCCGTTCAAACATTGGCTCGTCCTCTTGTGTTAGATTCTTAGCTGAGAAACATCTACGCACCCCTCACAAATCTCTTCGGGCTGAAATCGTGGCATTTATGCAATGCCAGTTGTTGGAGGGGCAGGCACAGGGTCTGGTGACGGCTCTGGTTCTCTTAAAGCCGCTAGGGTAATTAGGCTGATTACGAACACAACGATAAATAGAATAAT from Cyanobacteriota bacterium includes these protein-coding regions:
- a CDS encoding NfeD family protein, which codes for MFEREIEWFAQRLTGRVEMEVTPYQLGRVQFQGTSWFARLNDPSYYDVIRAGEVVLVLGREGSTTLIVMPIDISVQASDNDHTQDNHRPTRNGWWQWLAS
- a CDS encoding EamA family transporter; translation: MSLQELALLLMSVLAGVGGQFFLKTGALRLGRVGTGNIIAKVISITTTPELLIGLTCYGLGAVAYILLLTRVKLSIVGPSVALSYVFSVLLGYFVFQETVPLTRIIGLVLIFGGVVLVVWKN
- a CDS encoding TerB family tellurite resistance protein; the encoded protein is MTSNQQPSLNDEQISAWLRGLMTIAWADGDFDDSERSLIADLTHDQSVMNATQSALDPITPQELDQILGHDPNLAENFLRTAVMVAIADGVYSPPEDAVLTEFCQTLGLKVEILAALRSTLEPLTTESPASSTTQVAADEDSHSFDLLNPLRDWLDRMEIHDPRVARFLCKMIPPQCPFERDITLFGQKVVHIPPLCKLNPLYKQLVELRFRALSYLADD